The DNA sequence GGGTAGCGCCACGGAGGCTATGAATCGCGGCGCTCTCGATTTTCTTCCAAAGCCGTTTACTCCCGCCGAGCTGAGGAATGTGGTTCAGCGAGCCCTCGAACGGTGTCACTTGATGACAAGGGCCACACTCGAAAAGGGCAATAAGAACGAGCAGCAGCATTATCTGGCTTCCATGCTGGAACACGAGGTATTGGTTCCCCTCGCCGAGCTGAAGAAGCAACTCGAAATCATATCCGTGGAGTTACCGAACCCCATTTCCCATAGCCTCCGATCCGCCGTGGCGGACTCCCGGCGCAAAGTTGACCAGTTGATGATCCTGATGGAGAAATGGCGTCAATTGATGTAAAGACGGGTTTTCGGACCATCCTCTTATCGGCTCGGCGCATATAGAAGCGTCTGTTGGATCTCCGTTTTCCTCTTGCCTGCCTCGAAGCGAGCGCACTCTCCCGCCCGCGTCGGCTCTGACGGGTCGTTCTCGGCAAAACGAACGTGTTTCTCTTTGCCCGTGGGGCTATTCCGGCGCCTCGGGCGATTCCAACTTGACACCATCGGTAAGGAATCCTATACAACGGACAATACGAAAGGCCACGGAGGGACGACCCCATATGGAATACGAAGCGGTTATCGGACTTGAAGTCCATGCGCAACTCTTGACCAAAAGTAAGACCTTTTGCGGATGCTCCACGGAATTCGGCGCGTCGCCAAACAGGCATACCTGCCCTGTGTGTCAAGGAATGCCGGGCGCCTTGCCCGTGTTGAATAAGAAGGTCGTTGAGTTCGCAATGATCATGGCTCTTG is a window from the Deltaproteobacteria bacterium genome containing:
- a CDS encoding response regulator, encoding MTHTVQPIRVLVIDDEEAMRDSCSQVLTKDGYDVHSAADGKTGLELAKALKPNLVLVDLKMPGIGGQEVLEQVRDLDASIALVVITGYATVGSATEAMNRGALDFLPKPFTPAELRNVVQRALERCHLMTRATLEKGNKNEQQHYLASMLEHEVLVPLAELKKQLEIISVELPNPISHSLRSAVADSRRKVDQLMILMEKWRQLM